Within Azoarcus sp. DD4, the genomic segment CGGAAAAGAAGTCCTCGCAATATCCACGTGACATCGGCACGGCTGATGACGTGCCCGGCCGTTCGCATCTGATCGCGAACCCGCTTTCCGGTGTCGTTCAGCTCGAATTCGGAGGCGGCGACGTCGCCGGCGATGTGTTGGAAAAGCGCTTGGTAGGTGGGGGGCGGGAGTAGCGGGGCACCGGTTGCGTCGTGGATCTGAGTCGCCAGGGGCAACAGGTCTTCGTTGCTGCCCCAAGAGGCAGGCCCCGTTCTGATTGTGGGCTCCACGGCGGGCGCGGCCGCGTTCCCATGACGTGAAGGATCGTAGCAACGGCCACCCGAACCGCTCCAGTCGAACCGCAGTGGTGCGAGATCGAGCGATTCGACAAACCGCCGGAATGAGCCGGTGCCATTCCAGTCGGCTGTCATGCCAGCGTTACGTGCCATCAGTATCTGGGCGAGACGCGCACAGGGTACCGGTTCGGGGGAGCGGGCCACTTCTTGCTTGATGAGGTCAGGGAGCTCGCCCAGGGTAGTCGGAGCAGCTTCGGTTGCTGCGACTGTCGGGCGGTGGCGTTTAGGGTCAAAAATGGCACCGCCGCCGTTCCAGTCTATCGACACGGCATCCGGGGCCCAGCTTTCGACGAGTTTCCGAAAGCTGCCGAAACCTGCCCACGACTCGGCATCGATGCCCCCGACCTGACTCAGGATCGTGGATGCAATCCGTGCGAGTGGAATCGGTTCGTTCGAATCGGCAACCATGCGCAAGGTGACTTCGCATGCCGCATGGGCAAGTGCTTGCTGCCTGGAAGGTGAGGCGACCGGCTCCTGGCTTGTCTTCGCAGCAGCAGTACTGCTTTCGTCCGCGCGATAGCCAAGGGCATCCCGTACAAAGGTGTCGACGTCGATCAGGAGATCCGCGGAGGCGCGGTAAGCTGCCGAGGGGAAGCCGATCGCGAGGACGGTCGTCCGGCGGTCCCAACGGCGCAGCTTGCGCAGGACCGGGGTGAAGTCCGCATCGGCCGAGAAGATGATGAACTCGTCGTAGTGCGCTTCATGCTGCAGGAGGTCGATCGTATCGAGCACCATGTGGATGTCGGTGCTCGTTTTTCCTTCGCTGGTCAGCGCGGGGCAATCGATGATCTCGAACCCTGCCAGGTTGAACGACCAGCGAAACCGCTGGTAGGCCTGCGGGTTGAGGTAGCAGCGACGCACGAGAATGCGCCGCTTGGCGTTTGCGGGTGCGTCGTCTGGGGTCCCGAGTGACGAGATGAGCCACTGCAGCCAGTCCTGCGGACGCTGGGCAAACTGATCGGCCAGCTTGGGATCGAGCTTTCGCAGGCCCGAGTAAACATTGTCAAAGTCGACGAAGAGAGCGCTTTTCAAAATGATGTCCGTCGTTTTTCCGGTTCGGACAGCATAGCAGGGTGGGTTGGTGACGCCGCGCGCCGTTCCCGTGTCGTTGTCGAAGTGCTGGAAACGGGATTCAGCCGCCCTCCTTCAGTCGCTGCATGGCCAGGGCCAGTTCGGGTAGCGAACGGAAGTGCATCTTGTTCATGACGTTGTGGCGGTGCACCTTGATCGTGCTTTCCGAAACGCCCAGTTCGTAGGCAATGACCTTGTTCGGCCGACCCTGCGTGACCATGGCCAGGACCTCCTTCTCGCGCGGCGTCAGCTGCTCGTAGCGGGCCTGCAGTTCGGCGCTTTCCAGCTTCTTGTGGAATTCGCTGCTGACGCGTGACAGTGCGGCGGTGATGGCGTTGAGCAGGGCGAAGTCCTCGAACGGCTTCTTGAGGAAATCGATGGCCCCGGCCTTCATCGCGCGCACGGCATCAGGCACGTCGCCGTGGCCGGTGATGAAGATGATGGGCGGTTGCCAGCCGCGGCGCGTCAGTTCGTCCTGCAGCGCGAGTCCGTCGAGTCCGGGCATGCGGACGTCGAGTACCACGCAGGAGAAGTCCTTGAGCCGTTCGAGCGCCAGGAAATCCAGCGGCGAGGCGAAGACCTCGACCTGCATGCCTTCGGCGCGGATCAGGCTGCTCAGGGATTCGCGGATGGAAATGTCGTCGTCGACGACGTAGACCGTTGGCGAGAGGGAAGCTGTCGCATTCATGGCGAACTCACGGGAAGACAGAAGGCGAAGCGCGAGCCCTCGGCGCCGGTGGCGTCGAGCCACAGTGAACCACCATGGTGCTCGATGATCGATTTGCTGATCGCCAGTCCCATGCCCAGACCATCGCTCTTGGTCGAGCAGAAGGCTTCGAAGATGGTGTTGGCCATGTCGGCGGGGATGCCTGGCCCGCTGTCCTCGACGGTGAACAGCAGGCCGCAGGCCGGGTTTTCCCGGACGTCGACGACGATGCGACGGGGCCGCCCCTCCTGCTGGCGCATGGCATCGACGGCGTTGACCAGCAGGTTGAGGATGACCTGCTGCAGCTGCACCTGATCGCCGAGCAGGTCGGGCAAGACCGGCGCCAGGCGAAGCTCGATGGCGACGCCGGCTTCGTCGAGCGTCCGCCGCAGCATCTGCAGCAGGGCATCGATCATGCCGGGGACGTCTACCCGCTCGCGTTTCAGCCCTTCCTTCTTGAGAAAGCCGCGAATGCGGGTGATCACGTTGCCGGCGTGCGCGGCATCGCGATGCACGCGTTGCAGCGCCGCCACCACTTCGGGATAGTCGGGCTCGTCACGCTCCAGCCAGCGCAGTGCGGCGTGGCTGTTGGTGACGATGGCGGCCAGCGGCTGATTGACCTCGTGGGCGATGGAGGCGACCAGTTCGCCCATCGTGGTCAGCCGCGAAACGCGCGCCAGGTCGGCCTGGGTCTTGGCCAGCGCGTCCTCGGCGCTTTTCTGGGCGCTGAGGTCCTCGACGATGACGGCGATGCGCGGCCCTTCGCGGTCGACCGCCGGGATCACCGAGGCGCAGACCTTGGCCCAAAGGTAGCTGCCGTCGCGCCGCTCGTAGCGTTTCTGCACCTGGTAGCTGCCGCGCCGCCCTTCGAGCAGGCTGTACACGTTGTCGCGCGTGCTGGCGCGCTGCGAGGCCTCGCTGATGTCGACCAGCGATACGTCGAGAATCTCCTGCGGGCCGTAGCCGAGCATCTGCTGCAGCGCCGGGTTGGCCTTCATGATCTTGCCGTCGGCGTCGACCAGCGCAATGCCGACCGCTGTGTTCTCGTAGAAGCCCTGCCAGCGGCGCTCGGAAATCTGCAAGGCGCGCAGGCCTTCCTGCAGCGACTTGCGGCTTGCGATCAGGCCGTTGGTCAGCTCGGTGATGTCGGAAGCCTGCGAGTTGAGCTCCTTCTGCAGGATATCGACGGTGCGCTTGACGGTGATCAGGTTGCGCACACGCGCTCGCAGCTCCTGCGGCGAGAAGGGTTTGGTCAGGTAATCCTGGACGAATTCTTCGAGCAGGGTCTGGCGCAGCGCATCGTCGGCGCGGGCGGAGAGCACCAGCACCGGCACGTGCGAGATCTGCCGCCGGCGCAGTTCGTGGACGAAACGCTCGCCGTCCATCTGCGGCATCATCAGGTCGGTGATGATCAGGTCGGGTGGATCGGCGCAGGCGAGGGCGAGCGCCTGGGCGCCGTGCTCCGCCAGTGTCACGCGGTAGTCGTCGGCGAGCACGTCGTGGAGAAACTGGCGCAGGTCGGGATTGTCCTCGGCAACAAGGATGCGCGCATGCGCGGCGTTCTCCGGCAGCTTAGGCGCATCGGCCGGGGGCAGCGCTTCCAGCGGCTCGATGACCGGCTGCCAGATGTTGTCGCGGGCGCGGACGAAGGAACCTGCCGGAGCACGTAGCGGCAACTCGACCTGGAACAGGGCGCCATGCTCGGGCGCGTCGAGCAGCGTGATCGTGCCGTGGTGCAAGACCACGAATTCCTTGACGATGTTGAGTCCCAGGCCGCTGCCCTTGGCCGAATGCTCGTCGGCACCCTGGGCGTAGCGGTCGAAGATCGACGCCTTCAGACTGTCGGGTACGCCGGGGCCGCTGTCCTGGACGCTGATCAGTACGCGCTCGCCGGGCCGGCGCTCGAATGAGCAGCGAATGCGCCCGCCGTGAGGCGTGAACTTGAAGGCGTTGGACAACAGATTGGTTACCACGCGGATGAACTTGGCCCGGTCGACATCGGCGTAGAGCTCGCTTTCGCCGGCGAAGGACAGGGCGATGCCGCGCTCGTCGGCCGCCGCCTCGAAGCTGTCGGCCACCGCACGGACGAGGGCGACGATATCGGCGCAGACATACACCAGCGGCATCTCTCCGGCATCGATGCGGGCCAGATCGAGCAGGTCGTTGACCTGTTCGAGCAAGGCCTGGGCGTTGCGCTTGATGGTGAGCAGTCGGAAGCGCTCGCGTTCGGCCAGGTCGCCGGAAGACTGCAGCAGCTGGTTGACCGGGCCGAGGATCAGGGTCAGCGGCGTGCGCAGTTCGTGGCTGACGTTGGCGAAGAACTTGGTCTTGAAGCCGTCGATCTCGCGCAGTTTCTCCAGCGCCGCATGGACCTCGTTGTTGCGCCGGGTCAATTCGGCCTCGATGGCGATCTTTTCCGAGATGTTGCGCCCTTCCGGCAGCAGGAAGGCGACACGGCCGCTGTCGTCGAAGATCGGGGTCAGCGAGAAGTCGACGACGATGGTCTGCCGGCCGCGGGACTCGCCGTAGATCTCGATGTCGCAGCGCACGAAGCGCCCGGCCGCCGCCTCCTCGACCATGCTGCGGACGCGCGCCCGCGTTGCCTCCGACAGTGCCCACCAGCGCGCATCCCAGAAGGGCTTGCCGACGACTTCGTCGAGGGCCACGCCGGCGCCGTCGAGCGCCGCCTGGTTGATCTCGATGACCTTACCCTCGATGTCGAGCAGGCCGAGGAACTGGTACATCGAATCGAGGATGATGCGGGCGAGCTTCTGCCGCCGGACATCCAGCGGATCGTCGGCGAGGAGTTCGACGCCCTTCACGGCCGTACTCCGCTCGCCGGGGCTGTTGCCTGAGTTGGTTTCCATGAATGCACTACAGGAACTGACGAACTCGGAGCATCCGATACCCGGCGAACAAAAGCGAGGCGAACCTCGCTCGAAGAGCACCAAACAGAGGACGGTGCCGATGCCGGATCAAAAACTGAGCGTGTAACTGAGCGTCGCATTGTTCTGCGTATGCTTGACCTCGATCGGCGCCGACGTGTTGGGCAGGCTGTTGTTGTCCATCTTTTCGCGCAGGGCGTGCGAGAAGGCGAAGTCGATGTGGTCGGTCGGCGATACGGCATAGGAGAAGCCCACTGACAGGTGCTTGGTCGGCGTCGCCGGAATCACCGCGAACAGGGTTTCCTTGCGCAATGCCTGAGTCGCGTAGCGGGCGCCGGCGCGCAGGGTCCATTCGGCTGTCAGCGCGTAGGAGGTGCCAAGGGCGACGATGGTCTGATCGCGATAGTCCTGCGGTAGCCGGATGTTCAGGTTGCCACCGGCATCCGCTTCGAACGTGACCTTGATGTCCTTCATGACCTCTTTCCAGAAGACCCGCGAGACATCCGCCGTCAGCATCCACTGCGGCGTTACGCGGTGGCTGCCGCCGATGATCAGCTTGGCCGGCATCTGGAAGTCGCGGATCTTGATCCTGCCTTCCAGGGGAATGTGGCCGAGCACGCCGGAGATCGCGGTCAGGGTGGCGTCGCCTTCCATGTCGCTGACCCGACTGCGGAGGTTGTAGGCCGCGCCAAGCCGGGTGTCGGACGTCACCTGCCAGGCGAGGCCGAGGCGTCCGGCGTAACCCCAGGCATCGACGCCGCTGCCCAGCATCCTGTTCTTGGTCAGGCTGAAATGCGCCCCCTGCAGGCCGGGGATGCCGCCCAGCGCCGGCAACAGCGAACCCGTGACCCGCCCGGAACCGATCAGGCTGCCGACCTGGTCGGCGCCGAGCAGCAGATCGAGGTTCAGGCCCTGCCACAGCGCGTCGATGCTGCCGCCGATGGTCAGTGCGTCGTTCACCTTGTAGCTGGCCGCCAGAGGGATATCCAGCACCAGCAGACGGCTGGAGTTTTCCAGCCCGGTGTCGGCGCCGCCGGTGCTGCGCGAGAGGAAGCCGGAGCGCCCGTATTCGGTCCCCAGGCCGCCCTGCGCGAAGGCGCCGATGCCGAGGGTGAGGCTGCCGATGCGGTGGGTGTAGGCCAGTTCGGGCGCGAAATAGGGGCCGCGGTTCCTGCTGTGGGTATCGGAATCGACGGATTCCCCGGTCGCCTTGTTCTTGACGGTGATATCCGTCGTCACCAGATCGAAACCGACCATCACTTCGCGGCTGTTCGGACTGAAGGACAGGTTGGCCGGATTGGTCAGCATGCCGCCGGGGCCAACGTCGTGCGCCACCGCGGTACCGCCCATGGCGCGTGACACGGCTCCGATGCCTTCGAGCTGGAAGACATCGGTTGCCAGGGCGACAGGGCTGGACACCGACAGCGCGGCGAAGGCCAGACCGACCGCCATTTTCTTTTTCATCATGTGTTATCTCCTCCCGTTATGGGGCGTTGTACCTTGTGGCGGCAACGCCGCGCCGCCTCAGAAGAAGCGGTCGAAATGGATCTGGCCGAACGGCACCTGATGACCGATCATCAGCAGCTCCTGCAAGGCCTGGGTCATCGGCGGCGGACCGGCGAAATAGAACTCGTAGGACGCCAGGCTGCCCGGCAGGACGCGCTCCAGCTGGTCATGCACGTAGCCGGTGGCGCCGGACCACTGGCCATCCTCGCCGGACAGCGAGACAACCGGAATGAAGCGGATGCGCTCGCCGAAGCCCGGCAGCGCCCGCAGCATGTCTTCGCCGCAGACGTCGCGCGGGCTGCGGGCGCCGTACAGGAAATACAGCGTGCGCTCGCCCAGCATGCCGGCTTCGACTGCCCCGCGGGCGATCGAGAGCATCGGTGCCAGGCCCGAACCGCCGGCGACGCAGACGATGTCGCGCGGACTGCCGGTGCGCAGGTAGGCCACGCCGTAGGGGCCGTCGAGACCGATCTCGTCGCCCACCGTCAGCCGGTCGAACAAGGTGTGGGTACCCTGTCCGTGGGGCACGCGACGGATCTGGAAATGCCATTCGCGCTGTCCGTTCGGAGTGTTGGCCAGGGAGTAGGCACGCGAACCGACCACACCCGGCAGATCGAGCATGGCGTACTGGCCGGGCAGGAAATCGGCGCCCTGCGCAGCCACGAAGCGGAATTCACGGATGTCGTGGGTGATCTCCCGCACCGCGGCCAACTGGGCCGACTGGCGGCGCGGCGACATGTGCGGCACATATTCGCCGGCGCTCGGGGCGGCGATGGTGATGTCGCCGCGGGCCCGGCACTGGCAGGCCAGATGCCGGCCGCGCCGCCTGTCGCGTTCGCTCAGCCCCGGGGCCTCGGGCCACAGGGTCTCGATCTCGCCTTCGAGCAGCTCGAACTTGCAGCCGCCGCAACCGCCGGAATTGCATTCGTAGGCTAACCCGACCCCGGCGCGCAAGGCGGCGCGCAGGATGCTGTCCCCGGCAGCCTGCGTAAAGCCGCTGCCGTCCTTCCGATTGGTGATTCTTGCCTGATTGCTCACTGGACTACCCTCCTGTCGCTACGCGACGTCCTACCCGCGGGAGGATGAGCACCCCCTGCGAGTGGCCGGGCGGGGCGCCCATGGCGCCTCGCTTGCGGAAACAGTTGCCCGCGGGGCGCCAGAGCGCCCCGGACAAGGCAACGGGCTGTGCCGGATTAAAGGCCGAGCGAGCGGCGGAATTCGCGCGTCGCTGCCTTGGCCGCAGCGGCCGCATCGGCGACGTCGGGCAGCTGCGCGCAGTAAGCGTCGATCGCCTTGTCGGCCAGTGGCTCCCACTTGGCGATCCAGCCACGGACGATCCCGAGGTTGGCCGGGGTTTCCAGCGCCATCCTGACGAAGGCGCTCACCCAGCGACGATGGCGGGCCGAGTCGATCAGCTGTGCATCGGTGATCAGGCCAAGCAGGGTGTCGCCGTTGTGGCGGGCCGACTCCCCGAGCTTGCGCAGGACGCTCTCCTCGATGGCCGGCTTGGCGATGAGGCTGAGGACGACGATGGCTTCGCCCCAATCCCAGACCGTCAGCGTTTTTTCCATCAGCTCACGGAAACCTTGCCAGACTGGATCCTGTTCCCAGTACTTGCGCTCGTCGGCACCAAAGCCCTTGTCGGCGAACTGCGTCGACAGCTCCTTGGTGCGGTAAGCAGTGTGGCTGAGCCAGCGCAGGCTGTCGGCCATCTGGAAGTAGTTGCAGTTGGTGATGGTGCTGGCCGGCGACACCTGGCCGACGTAGGCCGAGGCCATCTGGATGGTGTGGAAGAGGTAGCGGGCCGGCGTGTAGAAGCGGGCCAGCGTACCCGCCCAGCGCGGATCGAGCGCCTTGTCGTGCTCGCGTTGGTTGAACTGGTCGAACAGGCTGAAGACGTAGGTCTCCTGGCCGTCCTGCATCAGGTTGTAGGTACGGTAGACCACTTCATCCGGGTCGCGGAAGGCGTTCCAGTCCTCGTGCACGAGCGAGGTACCGAAGGTGTTCTTCTTGTACCACTGGTTCATGAACATGTTGGGGTCGAGCTCGTAGGGCGAGTCCGGGTCGCGATCGTTGTAGTGCAGATTGGCGCTTACGATCTCGTACTCACTCGGCTTGCGGCGGCGGGCGGCCAGATGACTCCAGGTCTTCAGCGGCTTCAGCGGCTGGATTTCGGACATGTCTTTGTCTCCTCGATTTTTTGTATGGGGCGTGGCCGGGCGATTGCCGGGACGGCGGTCTACAAGGTCTTGGTGAAGTAGAAGCGGACGGCGTTGGGCTGACTCTCGATCTGCCCGGCGAAGGAACTCAGGTCCACTTCCAGTTCGTTGATCCTGAACGGGCGCCCCAGCTCTTCCGCGATGGTTTCCTGGCGCAGGATCATTTCCTGTTCGGCGTGGATACGGATGTAGGCCCGTTTATCCTCGACGAAGATTTCCTTGCCCGGGTTGTCCAGCCTGGCCGCCTCGATCACCGCCATGGCCAGGTCGCCGGCCCGCATCACCGGGCCGACCATGTTGTTGTGGAAGGCCTGTCCTGCATTCGACGTGCTCATCGCTTTCTCCTCCTCCTGTTCCTTTACCGCCTCCCCGGCGGCGCCCGTGGGTGCGAAGACTGTCGTCCGTGGGCCGAACACGCTCTTGAACCAGTTCATGAATTGCATCCGTTTTCCCGCGGAACGTTCAGCTATGGGCAAACAAAGGGGTCACGCCCTCGGTCTCGACCAGGATGTCGTCGCCGTTCAACTTGACCGGGTACTCCGCCAGCGCACAGTCGTCCGGATTGATGCCCTTGCCGGAGCAGGCGTCGAACTGCCACAGGTGGGCGCGACAGATGATTCTCTGACCGTCGAATTTGCCTTCCGAGAGCGGGATGTCCTGGTGCGGGCAAATCCCCTGGAAGGCCCTGACGTCGCCGCCTTCGGCACAGACCAGCAGAATGTCGTGGCCATTGACCGAGAACGACTCCATCTCCCCTTCCCACAGGTCATCGACCGTGCAGACTTTGGTAAAACTCATGCTTGTCTCCGATATCGTCATGAGTGAGTGCAGCGTCCGTGTCCGCTACGCTGCTTCCCAGATGATTTCGACGGTTTCCGTCGGCTTCAGACCGGCTTCGGCCACCTTCATCGTGCGTGGGAAGAACTCCTTCGCATCCTGACGGCGGACCCGCAGGATGCAGTCGGGGCGGGCGCGAACCCGGCGGCCGACCGAATGCACGGCGGCGGCGGCGGCCACTTCATCCATGGTGTTTTCGGTATCGACCGGCAACAGTTGCAGCACGAAATCGCCCTCGAAATTCGAGGTCAGCGGAAATAGGGCCATTTGTTCAGTCTCCTCTTTGGGCCGGACAGGGCGCCCGCAGCGCCCGTCCGTGCTTGTGCGTGTCGATCAACTCGCCTTCTTGGCGGCACGCATGGCGCGGTACACCTCGGCCCATGCGTAGTTGTGGGCGTCGTCGCCGATCTCGCCCGGGGCCAGGCCCATGTACTGCAGCGCCCCGCCCAGATCCATCGGCTGGATCATGCCGGCCAGGAAACGGTCGACGATGGAGAGGTGGCCGGCGTAGCGCTCGGGTTCCTGCTGGAAGACCCAGCGGTCGACCTCCGAGCCGAAGTGGTAGAGGCGGCCCTTGTATTCGAGCGGGTAGTCCTTGACGTTCCAGCCCTTGCCCGGCGTACCGAGGATCGGCAGCTGGCACATGTTGCAGACGTAGGGCAGCGTTTCCGGATAGGCCTTGGCCATGTTGCCGTCGACAACGTTGTCGATGAAGACGTCCCAGCACTGGCCCCAGGTGTCGTTCCAGCCGGGGTACTTCTCTTCCAGCCAGGCACGCTCGTCGGGCGTGATGCCGGCTGCCGGGTTCCACCACAGGGTTGGACGCCAGTAGTAGGCCCCGAGGTGCATGCCGTGGTGGGTCTGCGACAGATCCTTGAGGAAGATGTCCCAGTACCAGGGCAGGTCGAGGCCCATGTCGGTCAGTGCCCGCTCGAACTGGGCGACGATCCATTCCTCCATGAACTCCTTGAAGGACTGTTTGCGGTGCTCGAGCGGCGTGTAGTAGTCCATGATCGGGCCAGTCAGCACCGAGAACAGCTTCCAGGCTCCCCACACGGCGATGTCCACGCGCTTCTGCGCCTCGGCCTTCTGGCCGTTCTCGATCAGCACCTTGAGCGCCGGGCCGCCGATCTGCGCATGGCGCGACTCGTCGGTCTGGATGCTGGAGATCAGGTTGGCGAAGGTGTGGTCGCCGGCTTCGGCGGCGTCGGCGGCCAGACCGAGGAACTGCATGTTGGTGAAGCCGGTCTCGAAGCTGAAGGTCAGCATGATCGACACGCTGATGGCGTCGCGCGTCATCATGATGTCGTCGAAGAAGTGGCGCGCCGCGATCATCGCCCACTCGTTGGTGTCGTAGGCCTTGAAGGCCCAATCCATCTGGCGGTCCTTCGATACGTGCTCGTGCGGGAAGTAGAGCTGCATCTGGCCGTGGCGGATTTCATCCAGGCAGCCGAGCGTCGCCATGTTGCGCATGCCCGGCGCCTTGGAGAAACGCATCATGCGGGCTTCGGCGCTGGCCGCCGCGTATTCGCCGCGGGCAATGGCGCCGTAGTGCGCCTTCATCACCGACTTCCAGCCAGGGTCGGCGTTCTCGAAGATGCGGCTGCGCTCCAGCGCGGCCTTCACCGAGTAGGCGCCCGCATCCTTGTCGCGCTGGACCTTCACGTATTCCGGGTAGGTCTGCTTGTACGGCTCGTCGTACTTTTCCCAGGCGTTCTGCGGCAGGCCGAAATCGCCGGAAAGCTTGGGCGGGAACAATTCGTCTTCGGTGACGTACGACGGTGTCCAGTTCGTACTCCTGGCCAGGTCGTACCAATCCATTCTGTTGAGTACAGCCATTTATGTCTCCTCTATGTAGCGGGCTTGAAGGCCTGCGATCTCCGAATCCGGGCGGTCTGGGGCACCGGACTTCAGCGAAAATCCCGACTTTCTCGAGATTTCGTGTTAACCCAAAGTTATTCGGATAGTCATAGGGCGCCAATTAGACTTTGGTTTAGAAGCGCGAGCCGGGGATGGCCATTGGCCGTCGTCCATGCACAGGGGCCGGGCGCGCGGACCATCGCCCAGCGGGCGCCACCGGAAGAGCGGCTCCTTGCGCAGGATGCGGTCGACGCTCGGCGGAGCCGCCTGATCAAGCCACGGGGCACAGCCTGCAGGGCATCATCGACACGCTGGCCGGCCTGATGGATCGGCTCGATAGCCTGAATATGTCGATGCATGTCCGGCCAGCCGAGGCGGTTGGGGGAGATCGGCAGGGCGATCCGGCGCCTCGAAGCGCCGAAGGACTTGGCCGAATGGCCAGGGCAAGAGATGGCCGGCCGGGCCCGGACGCCCGTCCGCCGAAACGGAGTGGCCGGGGCTCAGACGCGGAAGGAACCCACCGCTTCCTGCAGGCGCTCGGCCAACTGATCCAGCCCCCGTGCGGTCCGCAGGCTGACGGCCAGGCTGGCGCTGGTCGCTTCCATGGCCGCCGAGATGTTCTCCATATTGCGTGCGATGTCGTTGCCGGCGACAGCCTGCTCCTTGACCGACAGGCCGATCTCGTCGATGCCGCGATTGGCCTCCTCGACGTGGCTGATGGCGGTTTCCAGCGCCTGTACAGTATTGGCCATGTACGCCTGCCCGCGGTGCAGGGTATCCACTCCGCGCTCGACGGAACGGGCGACAGACTGCGAGTTCTCGGACAGCAGGCGCGTCAGGGTCTCGATATCTTCCCCGGCGCGCCGCGACTGCTCGGCGAGCTTGCGCACCTCGTCGGCCACCACCGCGAAGCCGCGGCCCGATTCGCCGGCCCGAGCCGCCTCGATGGCGGCATTGAGAGCAAGAAGGTTGGTCTGCTCGGCGATCGCCTTGACCTGCTGGGTCAGCGCCGAGATCGAGCCCGTGTTGCGCATGAAGGCCGCGGTGGTCTGCCGGATGTCCTCGACCGCCTGGCGGATTTCCTCCGCATTGCCCGCCAGATGCTGCATGTGATCCCAGCCCTTGCGGGAGCTGGCAAGGCTCTCTGTTGACAGCTGCTTGACCTCGCCGGCCCGGTCGGCCACAGCCGCGATGCTGACCGCCAGTTCCTCGACGGTGCTCGAAATATGCGTTACCGCGCCGCTCTGCTGGTGCATCCCGGCCGCACCCGCTTCGGACTGCTCGCGTACAGTTACCGCACTCTCGGCAATCCGGTCGGCGTTCTCGCGGGCAGCCTTGACCAGGCGCCCCAGGCTGGCGTTCATGTCGGCCAGCGCCTGCGTCAGCTGGGCAGCCTCGTCGTGCCCGACGGCGGTCAGGGTTTCAGTCAGGTCGCCTCCGGCCACCCGTTGCGCCGAGGCGACGGCGGTTGCCAGCGGCCGCAGGGTGCGATGACGCAAGCCGGTCGCCGTCAGGATCAGGGCCAGCGCGCAGAGCAGCGACAGCACGGCAACGTTGATCTTGATGAAGCGGGAGGCCGCGAAGGTCAGCGGAGCGAAATCGCGGGAGTTCTGCATCACCGCATCCATGCCCGGGCGCAAGCGGACGGCCAGTTCCGGCGGCAACGCCCCCCTGCCGGCGGATCCGCTGGCGATGGTCGCCAGCATGGCGTCCACATCGGCAATATCCTTGGCCGGCAGCTCGATCAGCGGACCGAAGCCGAGCAGCGACAGCAGTGTCTTTTCGAAGCCGAAGGTTTCCTCGCCGGCGCGAACCGCCAGATCGCGCGCTTCGTGCAGCATGCCGACGATGTCCTCGATGCGCGTTCCCCCTGCATTCCTGGCCGCCTGCTCGACATTGCCCAGCGCCGCATCGATGCGCAAGGCGAGTTCCATGTGGTTACGCTCGAGAAAATGAAAAGTTGCCGCCTTGCCGAGCAGCCGGGTGCCGTACATCGATACCACGATGACGACGACGATGGTCCAGATCGCCAGGGAGAATCGCCGGCGCAGGGTCCAATGTCTGAAAGCGGACATTGTGCTGAAACGTTCGAAAGTCATCTTCTTCCTCGCGGATATGCCTTGCCAGGCGTGTGGTGTGCGTCTACCGAGGCCAGCGGGCAGGAGCACACCGAGCACGGAGCCGCCGAGGCTAGCCCGCGGGGTGAGGACGATCCATTAGACTTTGGTTTAGGCGGGCTG encodes:
- a CDS encoding ATP-binding protein; the encoded protein is METNSGNSPGERSTAVKGVELLADDPLDVRRQKLARIILDSMYQFLGLLDIEGKVIEINQAALDGAGVALDEVVGKPFWDARWWALSEATRARVRSMVEEAAAGRFVRCDIEIYGESRGRQTIVVDFSLTPIFDDSGRVAFLLPEGRNISEKIAIEAELTRRNNEVHAALEKLREIDGFKTKFFANVSHELRTPLTLILGPVNQLLQSSGDLAERERFRLLTIKRNAQALLEQVNDLLDLARIDAGEMPLVYVCADIVALVRAVADSFEAAADERGIALSFAGESELYADVDRAKFIRVVTNLLSNAFKFTPHGGRIRCSFERRPGERVLISVQDSGPGVPDSLKASIFDRYAQGADEHSAKGSGLGLNIVKEFVVLHHGTITLLDAPEHGALFQVELPLRAPAGSFVRARDNIWQPVIEPLEALPPADAPKLPENAAHARILVAEDNPDLRQFLHDVLADDYRVTLAEHGAQALALACADPPDLIITDLMMPQMDGERFVHELRRRQISHVPVLVLSARADDALRQTLLEEFVQDYLTKPFSPQELRARVRNLITVKRTVDILQKELNSQASDITELTNGLIASRKSLQEGLRALQISERRWQGFYENTAVGIALVDADGKIMKANPALQQMLGYGPQEILDVSLVDISEASQRASTRDNVYSLLEGRRGSYQVQKRYERRDGSYLWAKVCASVIPAVDREGPRIAVIVEDLSAQKSAEDALAKTQADLARVSRLTTMGELVASIAHEVNQPLAAIVTNSHAALRWLERDEPDYPEVVAALQRVHRDAAHAGNVITRIRGFLKKEGLKRERVDVPGMIDALLQMLRRTLDEAGVAIELRLAPVLPDLLGDQVQLQQVILNLLVNAVDAMRQQEGRPRRIVVDVRENPACGLLFTVEDSGPGIPADMANTIFEAFCSTKSDGLGMGLAISKSIIEHHGGSLWLDATGAEGSRFAFCLPVSSP
- a CDS encoding NYN domain-containing protein codes for the protein MKSALFVDFDNVYSGLRKLDPKLADQFAQRPQDWLQWLISSLGTPDDAPANAKRRILVRRCYLNPQAYQRFRWSFNLAGFEIIDCPALTSEGKTSTDIHMVLDTIDLLQHEAHYDEFIIFSADADFTPVLRKLRRWDRRTTVLAIGFPSAAYRASADLLIDVDTFVRDALGYRADESSTAAAKTSQEPVASPSRQQALAHAACEVTLRMVADSNEPIPLARIASTILSQVGGIDAESWAGFGSFRKLVESWAPDAVSIDWNGGGAIFDPKRHRPTVAATEAAPTTLGELPDLIKQEVARSPEPVPCARLAQILMARNAGMTADWNGTGSFRRFVESLDLAPLRFDWSGSGGRCYDPSRHGNAAAPAVEPTIRTGPASWGSNEDLLPLATQIHDATGAPLLPPPTYQALFQHIAGDVAASEFELNDTGKRVRDQMRTAGHVISRADVTWILRGLLFRSHVFGRDDDSPENLAKKTANNIRSLCLREQLMLDQAVERAIARWIRNEPYPA
- a CDS encoding OmpP1/FadL family transporter produces the protein MMKKKMAVGLAFAALSVSSPVALATDVFQLEGIGAVSRAMGGTAVAHDVGPGGMLTNPANLSFSPNSREVMVGFDLVTTDITVKNKATGESVDSDTHSRNRGPYFAPELAYTHRIGSLTLGIGAFAQGGLGTEYGRSGFLSRSTGGADTGLENSSRLLVLDIPLAASYKVNDALTIGGSIDALWQGLNLDLLLGADQVGSLIGSGRVTGSLLPALGGIPGLQGAHFSLTKNRMLGSGVDAWGYAGRLGLAWQVTSDTRLGAAYNLRSRVSDMEGDATLTAISGVLGHIPLEGRIKIRDFQMPAKLIIGGSHRVTPQWMLTADVSRVFWKEVMKDIKVTFEADAGGNLNIRLPQDYRDQTIVALGTSYALTAEWTLRAGARYATQALRKETLFAVIPATPTKHLSVGFSYAVSPTDHIDFAFSHALREKMDNNSLPNTSAPIEVKHTQNNATLSYTLSF
- a CDS encoding response regulator transcription factor, whose translation is MNATASLSPTVYVVDDDISIRESLSSLIRAEGMQVEVFASPLDFLALERLKDFSCVVLDVRMPGLDGLALQDELTRRGWQPPIIFITGHGDVPDAVRAMKAGAIDFLKKPFEDFALLNAITAALSRVSSEFHKKLESAELQARYEQLTPREKEVLAMVTQGRPNKVIAYELGVSESTIKVHRHNVMNKMHFRSLPELALAMQRLKEGG